From Woronichinia naegeliana WA131, the proteins below share one genomic window:
- a CDS encoding addiction module protein codes for MTVAERLQLIEEIWNSISNNDSEIVLTYAQQQEIDRRLESSSDVKNQGKSWQEIKQKFI; via the coding sequence TTGACTGTTGCCGAACGCTTGCAACTGATTGAAGAAATTTGGAATAGCATTAGTAATAACGATAGTGAAATTGTTCTAACTTATGCACAACAACAAGAAATAGATAGACGTTTGGAATCCTCTAGCGATGTCAAAAATCAAGGTAAATCTTGGCAAGAAATTAAACAAAAATTTATCTAA
- a CDS encoding type II toxin-antitoxin system RelE/ParE family toxin, with the protein MMYSIKISEEAELDLEETFSWYESQVKKLGSEFIRVIDQSLTTIQKNPLACPLIYRNVHRKLLPRFPYMLLYFIDDNIILFLPVSMLSVTQHSGNVGFNLKAIALPLLLKI; encoded by the coding sequence ATGATGTACAGTATCAAGATTTCTGAAGAAGCTGAACTAGATTTAGAAGAAACTTTCTCCTGGTATGAAAGTCAAGTTAAAAAATTGGGTTCTGAATTTATTAGAGTCATTGATCAGAGTTTAACAACTATTCAAAAAAATCCTTTAGCTTGCCCTCTTATCTATCGCAATGTACATCGGAAATTATTACCTAGATTTCCCTATATGTTGCTATATTTTATTGATGATAATATCATTTTGTTTTTGCCTGTTTCCATGTTAAGCGTGACCCAACACAGTGGAAACGTAGGCTTTAATCTAAAGGCGATCGCCCTTCCCCTATTGTTAAAAATTTAA
- a CDS encoding BrnA antitoxin family protein encodes MKAEEFDRKFDDGESIIEYLDLTKIKRSNSEEQTIVIECPSWMIEALNQESQRLNLPSQVIIKGWIEEKLANFQTTS; translated from the coding sequence ATGAAAGCTGAAGAATTTGATCGCAAGTTTGATGATGGAGAAAGTATCATCGAATATTTAGATTTAACTAAAATTAAACGTTCTAATTCTGAGGAACAAACAATTGTGATTGAGTGTCCCTCTTGGATGATAGAGGCTCTTAATCAAGAGAGTCAGCGTCTTAATTTACCGTCACAAGTTATTATTAAGGGCTGGATTGAGGAAAAGTTGGCTAATTTTCAAACCACTTCTTAA
- a CDS encoding LD-carboxypeptidase, whose protein sequence is MLTDLNELMLPPSLKAGDLVIIVSSSGALKELAAFEKGLDIWRSRGYRVEFAPHWQDQVSYLAGTDRARREALLAAWTNPDCKAILCTRGGYGSMRLLEDWQWPSSITTPKWLIGFSDITGLLWSLAQNGIMGVHGPVLTTLAEEPGRSQQRLFNFLAGGDLDPLQGEGWGGGKVTGNLIPANLTVASHLLGTPLQLPLAGSILALEDVTEAPYRIDRLLTQWRLSGLLQQVKGIALGRFSRCQAPLGSNSWTITEVLRDRLGDLGIPVVSDLPFGHDGENSALPCGWPVELDGTTGVLRFQPRSR, encoded by the coding sequence ATGTTGACCGATCTCAATGAACTAATGCTACCGCCTTCCTTAAAAGCAGGAGATTTGGTCATAATCGTTTCCAGTAGTGGAGCCTTAAAAGAACTTGCTGCCTTTGAAAAGGGTTTAGATATCTGGCGATCGCGGGGTTATCGAGTTGAATTTGCCCCCCATTGGCAGGATCAAGTTAGTTATTTGGCGGGAACTGATCGGGCTAGAAGAGAGGCTTTGTTAGCTGCCTGGACAAATCCAGACTGTAAAGCAATTCTCTGTACAAGAGGAGGCTATGGAAGTATGCGGCTATTGGAAGATTGGCAATGGCCATCATCGATAACGACTCCTAAATGGCTAATCGGTTTTTCGGATATTACCGGACTGCTCTGGAGTTTGGCTCAAAACGGAATCATGGGAGTTCATGGCCCCGTATTAACCACCCTGGCAGAGGAACCAGGGCGATCGCAGCAACGGCTTTTTAATTTTCTCGCAGGCGGCGATCTCGATCCGCTTCAAGGCGAGGGTTGGGGAGGCGGAAAAGTGACAGGAAACTTAATTCCAGCCAATTTAACAGTTGCCAGCCATTTATTAGGAACGCCCTTACAACTGCCCTTAGCCGGTAGTATTTTAGCCCTCGAAGATGTAACAGAGGCCCCCTATCGTATCGATCGCCTCTTAACGCAATGGCGATTATCCGGTCTTTTGCAGCAGGTTAAAGGCATCGCCCTGGGTCGGTTTAGTCGTTGTCAAGCTCCCCTCGGTAGCAACAGTTGGACAATTACAGAAGTTCTCCGCGATCGCCTGGGAGACTTAGGGATTCCAGTAGTATCCGACTTACCCTTTGGCCATGATGGTGAAAATTCCGCCTTACCTTGTGGTTGGCCCGTTGAGTTAGACGGCACGACAGGAGTTCTGCGTTTTCAACCCCGTTCTCGTTAA
- a CDS encoding sirohydrochlorin chelatase, which produces MSIVNSISPRLSFSPLPYQRPLLMIGHGTRDEDGRQTFLDFAQVYQELDPSRPVIPCFLELTEPSIQVGVDYCVEKGYTDVSALPILLFAARHNKFDVTNELDRSREKYPQIRFSYGRHFGITPAILDLWRDRLTELDSPTANPQQISRAETVLLFVGRGSSDPDANGDVYKMARMLWEGSDYLTVETCFIGITHPRLEEGFRRARLYHPKRIIVLPYFLFTGALVKKIFITTEQQQAQFPDIEMICLPEMGIQSQLLELVREREVETQLGQVQMNCEACKFRLAFKSQGQDHSHHDGHSHDPGHHHAHHHHSHSHHDHGHGHDHAAVDPYAKLEDYHQRIWQAP; this is translated from the coding sequence ATGTCTATTGTAAACTCCATTTCCCCTCGTCTATCCTTTTCTCCACTCCCCTATCAGCGTCCTCTATTAATGATTGGCCATGGAACTCGTGATGAAGATGGCCGCCAAACGTTTTTAGATTTTGCTCAGGTCTATCAAGAACTTGATCCCAGTCGTCCCGTGATTCCCTGTTTTTTAGAATTGACTGAACCTTCTATCCAAGTAGGAGTCGATTATTGCGTAGAAAAGGGCTATACCGATGTTTCTGCCTTACCGATTCTGCTCTTTGCAGCTAGACATAATAAATTTGATGTAACGAATGAACTGGATCGCAGTCGAGAAAAATATCCTCAAATTCGTTTTTCCTATGGTCGTCACTTTGGCATTACTCCTGCCATTCTCGATCTATGGCGCGATCGCCTGACGGAATTAGATAGTCCCACGGCTAACCCGCAGCAAATTTCCCGTGCTGAAACGGTTTTACTCTTTGTCGGTAGAGGTTCGAGCGATCCCGATGCTAACGGTGATGTCTATAAAATGGCGCGAATGCTCTGGGAAGGAAGTGATTATCTAACGGTGGAAACCTGTTTTATCGGTATTACCCATCCTCGCTTAGAAGAGGGCTTTCGTCGGGCCAGACTTTATCACCCCAAACGCATTATTGTACTGCCCTATTTTCTCTTTACAGGGGCCTTAGTCAAAAAGATTTTTATCACCACTGAGCAACAACAGGCTCAATTTCCCGATATTGAAATGATCTGTTTACCAGAAATGGGCATTCAATCCCAACTATTGGAACTGGTTCGGGAACGGGAAGTGGAAACCCAATTGGGTCAGGTGCAGATGAACTGTGAAGCTTGTAAGTTTCGTCTGGCCTTCAAAAGTCAGGGACAGGATCACTCTCATCACGACGGCCATAGTCACGATCCTGGCCATCATCATGCTCATCACCATCATAGTCATTCCCATCATGATCACGGTCATGGTCACGACCATGCTGCGGTTGATCCCTATGCCAAGTTAGAAGATTATCATCAACGCATTTGGCAAGCTCCTTAA
- a CDS encoding pentapeptide repeat-containing protein, which produces MDVEELLRRYSAGERDFPCIDLRDQDLLQRSLSEVNFSGSDFRQARLGKSHLVRANLQQTNFSEALLWGTDLEGADLSDAILRDVDLSGANLMGANLTNAYLYKASLSGANLSHATLRNATLLDADFRPTAEQRTNLEQADLQGADLSYANLSAANLHQANFDHAKLCRASFHASLQAASLLSDLTGASFRGADLSYADLTGAILQNVDFTGADLTGTIFTQADLTGAILPAGFPVQ; this is translated from the coding sequence ATGGACGTTGAAGAACTTTTAAGACGATACAGTGCCGGAGAAAGAGATTTTCCCTGTATTGATTTGCGTGATCAGGATTTATTGCAGCGATCGCTAAGCGAAGTCAATTTTTCTGGGTCAGATTTTCGTCAAGCACGATTGGGAAAAAGCCATTTAGTGCGGGCTAATCTTCAGCAAACCAATTTTAGTGAAGCCCTGCTCTGGGGAACGGATTTAGAGGGAGCCGATTTAAGCGATGCCATTCTCCGAGATGTGGATTTAAGTGGAGCCAATTTAATGGGAGCCAACCTGACTAACGCCTATCTCTACAAGGCCAGTCTCAGTGGGGCTAATTTGAGTCATGCCACTCTACGGAATGCAACTTTGCTGGATGCTGACTTTCGCCCTACCGCCGAGCAACGGACTAATCTAGAACAGGCAGATTTACAAGGAGCCGATTTGAGTTATGCCAATCTCAGCGCAGCCAACCTACATCAAGCTAATTTTGACCATGCTAAACTCTGTCGAGCCAGTTTTCATGCCAGTCTTCAGGCCGCTTCTCTGTTGTCCGACTTAACAGGGGCCAGTTTTCGCGGTGCAGATTTAAGCTATGCCGATTTAACGGGAGCGATTTTGCAAAATGTTGATTTTACCGGAGCCGATTTAACCGGAACCATCTTCACCCAGGCGGATCTCACCGGCGCAATTTTGCCTGCGGGTTTTCCTGTTCAATAA
- the ribD gene encoding bifunctional diaminohydroxyphosphoribosylaminopyrimidine deaminase/5-amino-6-(5-phosphoribosylamino)uracil reductase RibD, whose translation MVKPASVSDLDREMMQSCLQLARLALGKTAPNPMVGSIIVKNGQIIGRGFHPQAGQPHAEVFALREAGEQSQGATLYVNLEPCNHYGKTPPCTEAIIAAGIEKVIVGMVDPNPLVAGKGIERLRLAGIQVEVGIEEAECQRFNEAFIHRIQYQRPWGILKYAMTLDGKIATRTGHSTWVTGKAARNYVHQTRAICEAVIVGGNTARKDNPQLTSHGISEQNPLRVVMSRSLDLPEQANLWDLSLALTVVCVPGGANPQGQAMLRQLGVEVVELEPYGPDTVMQWLYKKGCLNVLWECGGTLAARAIAAQSIQKVMAFIAPKIIGGPKSFSPIGELGFEQMTQALALTEVKTNFLGEDILIEGYLARST comes from the coding sequence ATGGTTAAACCGGCTTCTGTTAGTGACCTTGATCGGGAAATGATGCAGTCTTGTCTGCAATTAGCCAGGCTTGCCTTAGGAAAAACGGCTCCCAATCCGATGGTGGGTTCTATTATTGTTAAAAATGGTCAGATTATCGGTAGAGGCTTTCATCCCCAGGCCGGCCAACCCCATGCGGAAGTTTTTGCGTTGAGAGAAGCGGGAGAACAGTCTCAGGGCGCAACGCTTTACGTTAATCTTGAACCCTGTAATCACTACGGGAAAACGCCACCTTGTACAGAAGCTATTATTGCGGCGGGCATTGAAAAAGTAATTGTCGGCATGGTAGATCCAAATCCTCTAGTGGCAGGCAAAGGTATTGAGCGGTTAAGGCTCGCAGGCATTCAAGTGGAAGTAGGAATTGAAGAAGCAGAATGTCAGCGTTTTAATGAGGCATTTATTCATCGCATCCAATATCAAAGACCCTGGGGAATTTTGAAATATGCCATGACCCTAGACGGTAAGATTGCAACTCGCACGGGCCATAGTACTTGGGTAACGGGAAAAGCGGCACGGAATTATGTTCATCAAACCAGGGCCATCTGTGAGGCAGTGATTGTGGGGGGCAATACGGCACGAAAAGATAATCCGCAATTAACTAGTCATGGGATCAGTGAGCAGAATCCTTTGCGGGTGGTGATGAGTCGATCCCTGGATTTACCTGAACAGGCCAATTTGTGGGATCTGAGTTTGGCCCTGACGGTGGTTTGTGTGCCTGGGGGAGCCAATCCTCAAGGCCAAGCAATGTTAAGGCAGTTAGGGGTGGAAGTGGTGGAATTAGAACCCTATGGCCCAGATACGGTGATGCAGTGGCTTTACAAAAAGGGCTGTTTAAATGTGCTGTGGGAATGTGGTGGGACTTTGGCAGCAAGGGCGATCGCGGCTCAATCTATTCAAAAAGTAATGGCCTTTATTGCCCCTAAAATTATTGGTGGCCCTAAATCTTTTTCTCCCATCGGCGAATTAGGTTTTGAGCAAATGACCCAGGCATTAGCCTTGACGGAGGTGAAAACAAACTTTCTAGGAGAAGATATTTTGATTGAAGGTTACTTAGCCCGATCAACTTAG
- the ilvC gene encoding ketol-acid reductoisomerase, translating to MARMYYDQDANLDLLAGKTVAIIGYGSQGHAHALNLKDSGVNVVVGLYSGSKSVKKAEEAGLKVLSVAEAAKTADWIMILLPDEVQKTIYQAEIEPHLSEGKVLFFAHGFNINFAQIIPPPTVDVVMVAPKGPGHLVRRTYEQGQGVPALFAVFQDASGQARDRALAYAKGIGGTRAGVLETTFREETETDLFGEQVVLCGGLTALIKAGFDTLVEAGYQPELAYFECLHEVKLIVDLIVEGGLAKMRDSISNTAEYGDLTRGPRIVTDETRAEMRKILREIQTGQFAREFVLENQAGKPGFTAMRRRESEELIEEVGKDLRAMFSWLK from the coding sequence ATGGCTCGGATGTATTACGATCAAGATGCCAATTTAGACCTGTTGGCAGGCAAAACCGTCGCAATTATTGGCTACGGATCGCAGGGTCATGCCCATGCCCTCAACTTGAAGGACAGTGGTGTTAATGTTGTCGTGGGGCTGTACTCCGGCAGTAAATCCGTGAAAAAAGCAGAAGAGGCGGGTTTAAAAGTGCTATCTGTGGCAGAAGCCGCTAAAACGGCGGATTGGATTATGATTCTGCTACCCGATGAAGTTCAGAAAACCATTTATCAAGCTGAAATTGAACCCCATTTAAGCGAAGGCAAAGTACTCTTCTTTGCCCATGGTTTTAACATTAATTTTGCCCAAATTATCCCCCCTCCGACCGTTGATGTGGTTATGGTTGCCCCCAAAGGCCCCGGCCATCTCGTCCGTCGTACCTATGAACAGGGTCAAGGGGTTCCGGCTCTCTTCGCTGTGTTTCAAGATGCCAGTGGTCAAGCCCGCGATCGCGCCCTGGCCTACGCCAAAGGTATTGGTGGAACCCGTGCCGGGGTTTTAGAAACCACATTTCGGGAAGAAACTGAAACCGACCTTTTTGGAGAACAAGTTGTCCTCTGTGGTGGCTTAACCGCTCTAATTAAAGCTGGTTTTGATACCCTGGTAGAAGCAGGTTATCAGCCCGAATTAGCCTATTTTGAATGCTTGCATGAAGTGAAACTAATTGTTGATCTGATTGTTGAAGGCGGTTTAGCAAAAATGCGCGACAGTATTTCTAATACAGCCGAATATGGCGATCTGACCCGTGGCCCTCGCATCGTTACCGATGAAACCCGTGCCGAAATGCGGAAAATTCTGAGAGAAATTCAAACAGGTCAATTTGCCCGTGAATTTGTCTTAGAAAATCAGGCTGGCAAACCAGGCTTTACTGCTATGCGTCGTCGGGAATCGGAAGAATTGATCGAGGAAGTGGGCAAAGATCTACGGGCCATGTTTAGTTGGCTAAAATAG
- the speB gene encoding agmatinase — protein MQQFLGSEAETPYAIAQAVILPIPYEATTTYRKGCEQGPEGVLIASNQLEAYDEELQRETCHEVGIYTCSYIADTRQNPGLTAEPMLTVTTSTVLDLIGDRKFVVAVGGEHAITTGVVRAYQQSLAEPFTVIQIDAHGDLRHSFEGSQHNHACVMRRVLEMGLPTLPVGIRAICKEEADLIREKQMTVIWAREMAVNPHWIEEALSKIKTAKVFITIDVDGLDPGFMPGVGTPEPGGMGWHETLRFLRRVFERHEVIGCDVMELAPVSDSVVSEFTTAKLIYKLIGYRFFCSNSSAILRFRHSKLFRD, from the coding sequence ATGCAACAATTCCTCGGTTCAGAAGCCGAAACTCCCTACGCGATCGCCCAGGCGGTGATCCTTCCCATTCCCTACGAAGCAACGACGACCTATCGAAAAGGCTGTGAGCAGGGGCCAGAAGGGGTATTAATTGCCTCAAATCAGTTGGAAGCCTACGATGAAGAGTTACAACGGGAAACCTGTCATGAAGTGGGTATTTACACCTGTTCCTACATTGCTGATACTCGTCAAAATCCTGGGCTAACCGCCGAGCCGATGCTAACCGTCACCACCAGCACTGTTCTAGACTTGATTGGCGATCGCAAGTTTGTTGTAGCGGTGGGAGGAGAACACGCCATTACTACAGGAGTAGTGCGAGCTTATCAGCAAAGCCTAGCAGAACCCTTTACGGTCATTCAAATCGATGCTCATGGCGATCTGCGTCATTCCTTTGAAGGTTCACAACATAACCATGCCTGCGTGATGCGTCGGGTTTTAGAAATGGGTTTGCCCACTTTACCTGTTGGTATTCGGGCCATTTGCAAAGAAGAAGCGGATCTGATTAGGGAAAAACAAATGACCGTGATCTGGGCGCGAGAAATGGCGGTTAATCCCCATTGGATTGAGGAAGCTTTGAGCAAAATCAAAACGGCTAAGGTCTTTATTACCATTGACGTAGATGGTCTCGATCCGGGCTTTATGCCAGGGGTCGGTACTCCAGAGCCAGGCGGTATGGGTTGGCACGAAACACTCCGATTTTTGCGTCGGGTATTTGAACGCCATGAGGTGATTGGCTGTGATGTGATGGAATTAGCTCCCGTTAGCGATTCCGTTGTCTCAGAATTTACAACGGCGAAGTTAATCTATAAATTGATTGGTTATCGTTTCTTTTGCAGTAATTCTTCAGCAATTCTCAGGTTTAGACACAGCAAGCTTTTTAGAGATTAG
- a CDS encoding phosphotransacetylase family protein, whose translation MANSAQCLLIGSIEAYSGKSGTILGLAQQLQREGLAIAYGKPIGNCSGDQDNPQEDADIAFVAEVLGLSANQILMPLLTLNTHTIEACLRGEGAVNYREKFQSSLQDIQADIVILEGPGNLWEGSLFNLSFLELAKTIKAGILLVARYHSPLVVDGFLKAHQELGESLWGVVINDIPPESMTEVQTLVKPFLEKQHISVLGLLPQDRLLRSVSVREIAHQLNAKVLCRPDRLDLMVESLTIGAMNVNSALEYFRKGENQAVITGGDRTDLQLAALETSTNCLILTGHVTPQPLIISRAEDLEVPILSVNLDTLRTVEIVDNAFGTVRLQESIKVECIQKLMADNFDLATFQKKLNHVKA comes from the coding sequence GTGGCCAATTCTGCCCAATGTTTGTTAATCGGTTCCATCGAAGCCTATAGTGGCAAATCTGGTACTATTTTAGGTTTAGCGCAACAACTACAGCGGGAAGGATTAGCGATCGCCTATGGTAAGCCCATTGGGAACTGTTCTGGTGATCAAGATAACCCTCAAGAGGATGCAGATATTGCCTTTGTCGCTGAAGTTCTCGGTTTAAGTGCAAATCAGATCTTGATGCCGCTTTTGACCCTCAATACCCATACCATTGAAGCGTGTTTGCGAGGAGAAGGGGCAGTTAACTACCGCGAAAAGTTTCAATCTTCTCTTCAAGATATCCAAGCAGATATTGTCATTTTGGAAGGGCCCGGCAATCTTTGGGAAGGCAGTTTATTTAATCTTTCCTTTTTAGAATTGGCTAAAACCATTAAGGCAGGGATTTTACTCGTTGCTCGTTATCATTCCCCTTTGGTGGTGGATGGCTTTCTCAAGGCCCATCAAGAATTGGGAGAGTCTCTTTGGGGAGTGGTAATTAATGATATTCCGCCTGAGTCCATGACAGAGGTTCAGACCCTGGTTAAGCCTTTTTTAGAAAAACAGCATATTTCTGTGTTGGGTTTATTGCCCCAGGATCGCTTATTACGCAGTGTCAGTGTTCGTGAAATTGCTCATCAGTTAAACGCGAAGGTTTTGTGTCGTCCTGATCGTTTAGATTTGATGGTAGAAAGTCTGACGATTGGCGCGATGAATGTTAACTCTGCCCTAGAATATTTTCGTAAAGGGGAAAATCAGGCTGTTATCACCGGCGGCGATCGCACCGATCTCCAATTAGCAGCTTTGGAAACCTCAACCAATTGTCTGATTTTGACGGGTCATGTTACTCCCCAACCTTTAATTATCAGCCGGGCAGAAGATCTAGAAGTGCCTATTTTGTCGGTGAATTTGGATACCCTGAGAACAGTCGAAATTGTTGATAATGCCTTTGGCACAGTTCGTTTGCAAGAATCGATCAAAGTAGAATGTATTCAAAAACTTATGGCTGACAATTTTGATCTAGCTACTTTCCAAAAAAAGCTCAATCACGTTAAGGCTTAA
- a CDS encoding IS4 family transposase, which translates to MARQHPRRKGNPDLRRKTNQPGVEIPEITKELFELLEPTMFTPLKYLQGTHEKMMRDRVLNLPVMVALVLSIVYRQIAGISEAVRLLEEEGLLWVASLKVSKQAVSKRMMNVPAEIFAILLKEVLEKAAEKGKKLQVGEKWEKIREKFSAVWIADGSTLEQIRKNMKISKEEKSKLGGKIMMVVEAFTQRPVTLWYTENDKSNDKIWCEELAAKLPENGLILVDMGFFSFVWFDLLTEAKKFFLTRFRAGTSYKTKQVLSQGSHYRDEIIIMGNYRSNPCKHPVRLVSVLWGTIWYQYLTNVLSPEQLSAEEVCDLYRRRWTIEEAFLLTKRLLGLAYLWVGNKNGVQIQIICTLIFYTVLNQLVGEVAIALNQPKEKISVEMVFRSLYYVAKAIARGEKPDTVTYLAERAKLFGLVKAERKRHREKAALNQQIWEPIPLS; encoded by the coding sequence ATGGCAAGACAACATCCTCGGAGAAAAGGAAACCCAGACTTACGTCGTAAGACAAATCAGCCAGGGGTAGAAATCCCTGAAATAACAAAAGAGTTGTTTGAATTACTAGAACCCACAATGTTTACACCATTAAAATATTTACAGGGAACTCATGAGAAAATGATGAGAGATAGGGTATTAAATTTACCAGTAATGGTGGCATTAGTGTTAAGTATAGTGTATCGTCAAATAGCGGGTATAAGTGAAGCGGTAAGACTGTTAGAGGAAGAGGGATTGCTATGGGTAGCATCATTAAAAGTAAGCAAACAGGCAGTATCAAAAAGAATGATGAATGTGCCAGCCGAAATATTTGCAATATTACTAAAAGAAGTGTTAGAAAAAGCAGCCGAAAAAGGGAAGAAGCTCCAAGTAGGAGAAAAATGGGAAAAAATAAGAGAAAAGTTTAGTGCAGTGTGGATAGCAGATGGCTCAACGCTAGAGCAGATAAGGAAAAATATGAAAATAAGTAAAGAAGAAAAGAGTAAATTGGGGGGTAAAATAATGATGGTAGTGGAAGCCTTTACCCAAAGACCCGTTACTTTATGGTACACAGAAAATGATAAATCAAATGATAAAATATGGTGTGAAGAATTGGCAGCTAAATTACCAGAAAATGGTTTAATTCTCGTAGATATGGGATTTTTTAGCTTTGTGTGGTTTGATTTGTTAACAGAAGCTAAAAAGTTTTTTCTAACCAGATTTAGAGCGGGTACATCTTACAAAACCAAACAAGTATTGTCTCAAGGTAGTCATTACAGAGATGAGATTATCATTATGGGAAATTACCGTTCTAATCCTTGCAAGCATCCGGTGAGATTAGTCTCAGTATTATGGGGAACAATCTGGTATCAGTATTTAACAAATGTGTTGTCTCCCGAACAACTGTCCGCCGAAGAGGTCTGTGATTTATATCGAAGACGATGGACAATCGAAGAAGCCTTTTTATTAACGAAAAGACTTTTAGGACTAGCCTATTTATGGGTAGGGAATAAGAATGGTGTCCAAATCCAGATTATTTGCACTTTGATTTTCTATACGGTCTTAAATCAATTGGTAGGGGAAGTGGCGATTGCTCTAAATCAACCGAAAGAAAAAATCTCAGTAGAGATGGTGTTTCGGAGTCTATACTATGTAGCGAAGGCTATTGCTAGAGGAGAAAAGCCTGATACAGTAACCTATCTGGCTGAACGTGCTAAGTTATTTGGTTTGGTCAAAGCTGAGAGAAAGCGACATCGAGAAAAGGCCGCTCTCAATCAACAAATTTGGGAACCCATTCCTTTAAGTTGA
- a CDS encoding transposase gives METILIQAQTLVYTLLGLMPTSYQRDSLQAMLGLFLEAQGHPLPQHSQTKSPSALSRFLNQYDWGTRQIIRAVRKAILKELLTYAPRGRRPWLQVIVDLTTLEKCGKFKAFEHLIHVLHGKRGLHLLVIYLVIGEFLVPWGFRVWRGKETRSPAQLAVRLVDSLPKELLSAFRVVILADTAFSSVQFLQAMKKRRLAVIVGVRCDRKLADGRQLRDLLKKGQQVTLDGLSFPVTISWFYLKRNGKLEKRFVLSTRPLKSSTIIWWGRRRWSIEGFFKTVKHRFGLHRFGQQTLLGVYRWLLLSMISFLLAHWVYLSTDSSKPPDWGQASASALQTLFPDVALCSLFSQVERLRPLLQSFGLQLQLVAVTT, from the coding sequence ATGGAAACCATTCTTATACAAGCCCAGACCCTAGTTTATACATTGCTAGGTTTGATGCCGACCTCCTATCAACGCGATAGTTTGCAGGCAATGTTGGGGCTATTCCTAGAAGCTCAAGGTCATCCTCTACCCCAACATAGTCAAACAAAATCACCCTCGGCCTTAAGCCGATTTTTGAATCAGTATGATTGGGGTACTCGCCAAATTATCCGAGCAGTGCGAAAAGCAATTCTCAAAGAACTACTTACCTATGCTCCAAGAGGAAGACGACCTTGGTTGCAGGTGATTGTGGACTTAACGACACTGGAGAAATGCGGAAAATTTAAGGCTTTTGAGCATTTAATTCATGTTCTTCACGGGAAGAGGGGTTTACATCTTTTGGTGATTTATCTGGTGATAGGAGAATTTCTAGTCCCCTGGGGATTTCGAGTTTGGAGAGGTAAAGAAACAAGAAGTCCCGCTCAACTCGCGGTGCGATTAGTGGATAGCCTACCCAAAGAACTCCTGAGTGCTTTTCGGGTTGTCATTTTAGCCGATACCGCCTTTAGTAGTGTGCAATTCCTTCAAGCGATGAAAAAACGCCGTCTTGCGGTTATCGTCGGTGTGCGTTGTGACCGTAAATTAGCTGATGGTCGTCAGCTTCGTGATTTGCTCAAAAAAGGACAACAGGTCACTCTTGATGGATTATCTTTCCCTGTTACTATCTCTTGGTTCTACCTCAAACGTAACGGCAAACTCGAAAAACGCTTCGTCTTATCGACTCGTCCTCTTAAGTCCAGTACCATTATCTGGTGGGGACGGCGAAGATGGAGTATTGAGGGCTTTTTCAAGACCGTAAAACATCGTTTTGGTTTACATCGTTTTGGTCAACAAACTCTTCTGGGGGTTTATCGCTGGTTGCTTCTTTCGATGATTAGTTTTCTTCTTGCCCATTGGGTTTATCTTTCTACTGACTCCTCTAAACCACCTGATTGGGGTCAAGCTTCTGCTTCTGCTCTTCAGACACTTTTTCCTGATGTTGCTCTTTGTTCCCTTTTTTCTCAAGTCGAGCGATTACGTCCACTTTTGCAATCTTTTGGACTCCAACTTCAGTTAGTTGCTGTCACAACTTAG